Proteins found in one Gimesia chilikensis genomic segment:
- a CDS encoding class I SAM-dependent methyltransferase, with amino-acid sequence MSYLSGRWNDVRTLWHLLASRIEGQTHAERLDSFYSGQAAGYDQFRRKLLHGRCELFESLPVPEKGVWVDLGAGTGENAELWGARLQEFRQVYLVDLCQPLLDVCQQRITDRGWERVSAVCADATQFAPAETEVDLVTFSYSLTMIPDWFQAVNRAWELLRPGGMLAIVDFYVSRKYPAETLRRHNWFQRHFWPTWFAGDNVFLNADHLPYLLDRFELVSLKECQGSLPFVPLLKVPYYSLIARKPA; translated from the coding sequence ATGAGTTATCTGAGTGGACGCTGGAATGATGTCCGGACGCTGTGGCATTTGCTGGCTTCACGGATCGAAGGGCAGACGCACGCCGAGCGGCTGGACTCTTTCTATTCCGGACAGGCAGCGGGCTATGATCAGTTTCGACGGAAACTGCTGCATGGTCGCTGTGAGTTGTTCGAGAGTCTGCCGGTTCCTGAGAAGGGCGTCTGGGTCGATCTGGGAGCCGGGACGGGAGAAAATGCTGAACTGTGGGGAGCTCGCCTGCAGGAGTTTCGTCAGGTTTACCTGGTCGATCTCTGTCAGCCTCTCCTGGATGTCTGTCAGCAGCGGATTACGGACCGGGGCTGGGAACGGGTGTCTGCGGTTTGCGCGGATGCCACACAGTTCGCACCTGCGGAAACGGAGGTGGACCTCGTGACGTTTTCCTATTCCCTGACGATGATTCCCGACTGGTTTCAGGCGGTGAATCGGGCCTGGGAGTTATTGCGGCCGGGGGGGATGCTGGCGATCGTCGATTTTTATGTCTCCCGAAAATACCCCGCTGAAACCCTGCGACGGCACAACTGGTTTCAGCGTCATTTCTGGCCGACCTGGTTTGCGGGAGACAATGTGTTTCTGAATGCGGACCACCTGCCTTACCTGCTCGACCGGTTTGAACTGGTTTCACTGAAAGAGTGTCAGGGAAGTCTGCCGTTCGTGCCTCTACTGAAAGTACCTTATTACAGTCTGATTGCCCGTAAGCCCGCCTGA
- a CDS encoding bifunctional aminoglycoside phosphotransferase/ATP-binding protein, translated as MLIESLQNPSLFAHEVDDFQVLETHISWVLLTGPYAYKLKKPVDLGFVNFTTLALRKQYCHEEIRLNRRLAPDLYLKVIPITGTEAAPELDGAGEVIDYAVQMVQFSQDDLLSKAIGEDRLTAGHIDRLAEEVAEFHGRAAVAGSDLPYGTPDKVMAPVKENFRHVDELFGNDDDVREMVEQIRAENDCWHESAKGLLAERKSQGFIRECHGDMHLGNMILNDGGVTIFDCLEFNADLRWTDVMSEVAFVVMDLEDRGRPDYAMRFLNRYFELTGDYAGVPLLRFYLSYRAMVRAKVAALRLSQHEFSPAETQEIREEFWSYLKLARKYVTRDEPLLILTHGVSGSGKSYGTGLLLEGMPTIRVRSDVERKRLQAEQAIPDERLYTSDVTELTYQRLVELAETILDAGWSAIVDATTLQVWQRSLFSELASERGVRFVLLCFEAEQEVLEQRIEDRQTYEEDPSDATRDVLQLQLDVREPLTAEEQAVSVVLPVKQEWTTEMLVHLVTG; from the coding sequence ATGTTGATTGAATCGCTGCAGAATCCATCGCTCTTCGCACATGAGGTAGACGACTTCCAGGTCCTGGAGACGCACATCTCCTGGGTGCTGTTGACGGGGCCGTATGCATATAAACTCAAAAAGCCGGTCGATCTGGGCTTTGTGAATTTCACCACACTCGCTTTGCGGAAGCAGTACTGCCACGAAGAAATTCGGCTGAATCGACGTCTCGCCCCTGATCTGTATCTCAAGGTGATTCCCATCACCGGGACCGAAGCGGCACCGGAACTGGATGGCGCGGGGGAAGTCATCGATTACGCGGTGCAGATGGTGCAGTTTTCTCAAGATGATCTGCTGAGTAAAGCGATTGGTGAAGATCGGTTAACCGCCGGGCACATCGATCGACTGGCTGAAGAAGTCGCGGAGTTTCACGGCCGGGCTGCGGTCGCCGGAAGTGATTTGCCTTATGGAACGCCGGATAAGGTTATGGCGCCCGTTAAGGAAAACTTTCGGCACGTGGACGAATTGTTCGGCAATGATGACGATGTCCGCGAAATGGTGGAGCAGATTCGTGCCGAGAATGACTGCTGGCATGAATCCGCAAAAGGCTTGCTGGCGGAGCGGAAATCGCAGGGCTTTATACGGGAATGTCACGGCGATATGCACCTGGGGAATATGATTCTCAATGACGGCGGGGTGACGATTTTCGACTGCCTCGAGTTCAACGCCGACCTGCGGTGGACCGACGTGATGAGCGAGGTGGCGTTCGTGGTGATGGACCTGGAGGACCGGGGACGCCCCGATTATGCGATGCGGTTTCTGAACCGCTACTTTGAACTGACGGGGGACTACGCCGGTGTGCCTCTGCTGCGGTTTTATCTCTCATATCGGGCAATGGTGCGTGCCAAGGTGGCGGCGCTACGACTGAGTCAGCATGAGTTTTCCCCGGCTGAAACCCAGGAGATCCGCGAGGAGTTCTGGTCTTATCTGAAGCTGGCCCGCAAGTATGTGACGCGGGATGAGCCTCTGTTGATTCTGACGCATGGCGTATCCGGGAGTGGGAAATCGTATGGGACCGGGCTGCTCTTAGAAGGGATGCCGACGATTCGCGTGCGTTCAGATGTGGAGCGGAAGCGATTACAGGCGGAGCAGGCGATTCCTGATGAGCGTCTCTATACATCCGATGTGACCGAGCTGACCTATCAGCGGCTGGTGGAGCTGGCCGAGACGATTCTGGACGCGGGCTGGTCGGCAATTGTCGATGCGACGACGCTGCAGGTCTGGCAGCGTTCCCTGTTCAGCGAACTGGCGTCAGAGCGGGGAGTCCGGTTTGTTCTGCTCTGTTTTGAAGCTGAACAGGAGGTGCTGGAGCAGCGGATCGAAGACCGTCAGACGTACGAAGAAGATCCCTCGGATGCGACTCGGGATGTGCTACAGCTGCAACTCGATGTTCGCGAACCGCTGACAGCGGAGGAACAGGCGGTTTCAGTCGTCCTCCCTGTAAAACAGGAATGGACGACTGAAATGCTGGTTCATCTGGTGACTGGTTAG
- a CDS encoding SpoIIAA family protein: protein MSLEIIHHETENYVEINMSGKLVKEDYHDFTPTIETLIQQHGPLHMLVVLHDFHGWTMEAIWEDIKFDVKHFKDIGKLAMVGEKKWEEGMAMFCKPFTSAKVKYFDLHELDAARTWISETE from the coding sequence ATGTCACTTGAAATCATACATCACGAGACTGAGAACTACGTGGAAATCAACATGTCCGGTAAGCTGGTCAAGGAAGATTACCACGACTTCACTCCTACGATCGAAACACTGATCCAGCAGCACGGCCCCCTGCACATGCTGGTCGTACTCCACGATTTTCACGGCTGGACTATGGAAGCGATCTGGGAAGACATCAAGTTCGACGTCAAGCACTTCAAAGACATCGGCAAGCTGGCCATGGTCGGCGAGAAGAAATGGGAAGAGGGCATGGCCATGTTCTGCAAACCCTTCACCTCCGCTAAGGTCAAATATTTCGACCTGCACGAACTGGACGCCGCCCGCACCTGGATTTCGGAAACGGAATAA
- a CDS encoding ABC transporter ATP-binding protein: protein MSDATETDQDCLLEACSIGRQTSAGEWLVSDLSLKVHPGDRIAIVGPTGSGKSLFLRSLAMLDEIQAGDILFQNAHVTDKDLPAYRSQVVYLQQRPVLIEGTVESNLKFALQFHINQDKSNNVDAVLELLSSFERPNGFLKRKSSALSGGEGQIVALLRALILAPQILLMDEPTSGLDPQTTRQFEQIIQQWLETSNQRPAFVWITHDHAQAERVATQIMTFPAGTLAPVPTTA, encoded by the coding sequence TTGAGTGACGCGACGGAAACAGACCAGGATTGTCTGCTGGAAGCCTGCTCCATCGGCCGCCAGACCAGTGCAGGGGAGTGGCTCGTCAGTGATTTGTCACTCAAGGTCCATCCCGGCGATCGGATCGCGATTGTCGGCCCCACCGGTTCGGGAAAATCGCTGTTCCTCCGATCTCTGGCCATGCTGGATGAAATCCAGGCGGGAGACATTCTGTTTCAAAATGCCCACGTCACCGACAAGGACCTGCCTGCCTACCGCAGCCAGGTCGTCTATCTGCAGCAGCGGCCCGTGCTCATCGAAGGGACCGTGGAAAGCAATCTCAAATTCGCGCTGCAGTTTCATATCAACCAGGATAAATCCAACAATGTCGACGCGGTCCTGGAACTACTCAGTTCCTTCGAACGCCCCAACGGGTTTCTCAAGCGGAAATCCAGTGCGCTCTCGGGGGGAGAAGGGCAGATCGTCGCTCTGCTGCGGGCTTTAATTCTCGCCCCACAGATCCTGTTAATGGACGAACCGACGTCCGGCCTCGATCCGCAAACCACGCGGCAGTTTGAGCAGATCATTCAACAGTGGCTTGAGACCTCAAACCAGCGTCCGGCCTTCGTCTGGATTACCCACGATCACGCGCAGGCAGAACGGGTCGCCACACAGATCATGACCTTTCCAGCCGGCACCCTGGCACCAGTTCCGACAACCGCCTGA
- a CDS encoding 1-phosphofructokinase family hexose kinase, translating to MIIAAGLSPAWQQILEVTSLETGEVNRCQSAQWTSSGKVINVGIAVRHLGTPCETIYPAGGFARELISNELEQLGVSSCVIPQQTPTRVCTTILDRSTGKTTELVENAQPITTEELAAFKTEYLKHLKSAQVVVLTGSLPAGTPSSFYRDLIAETHCPVILDARGPELEAALEEKPFLVKPNHEELERTLMTELADTEALIKGMQEINERGATWVVISQGKDTLWATSREHVYCFTPARAEVVNPIACGDSLAAGIAVALHRGKPVPDAIRRGMAAAADNLTQLLPARLSETRMQTFYDQIEVEQIA from the coding sequence ATGATTATCGCAGCCGGCTTGAGTCCGGCCTGGCAGCAGATTCTGGAAGTGACCTCCCTGGAAACAGGTGAGGTCAACCGCTGTCAGTCTGCGCAATGGACCTCTTCCGGGAAGGTCATCAACGTCGGCATCGCGGTGCGGCACCTGGGAACTCCCTGCGAGACGATCTACCCCGCGGGGGGCTTCGCGCGGGAACTGATCTCGAACGAACTCGAACAGCTGGGGGTCTCTTCCTGCGTCATCCCGCAACAGACGCCCACCCGGGTCTGCACGACGATCCTGGATCGTTCCACCGGCAAGACCACCGAACTGGTTGAAAACGCACAACCCATCACCACAGAGGAACTGGCGGCGTTCAAGACGGAGTACCTGAAGCACCTCAAGTCCGCCCAGGTGGTCGTGCTCACCGGTTCGCTTCCCGCAGGGACCCCCTCCAGCTTTTACCGCGATCTGATCGCCGAGACACATTGTCCCGTGATTCTCGACGCCCGCGGACCGGAACTGGAAGCAGCCCTCGAGGAAAAACCGTTCCTGGTGAAACCCAATCACGAAGAACTGGAACGCACCCTGATGACCGAACTCGCTGATACCGAGGCGCTCATCAAAGGCATGCAGGAGATCAACGAAAGAGGCGCCACCTGGGTCGTGATTTCGCAGGGCAAAGATACCCTCTGGGCCACCTCGCGGGAACACGTCTATTGCTTCACCCCCGCCCGGGCGGAAGTCGTCAATCCCATCGCCTGTGGCGACAGCCTGGCCGCGGGCATCGCGGTGGCCCTGCATCGTGGTAAACCGGTCCCTGATGCCATCCGCCGGGGAATGGCGGCCGCCGCCGACAACCTGACGCAACTCCTGCCCGCCCGCCTGTCAGAAACGCGGATGCAGACCTTCTACGATCAGATCGAAGTGGAGCAGATCGCTTGA
- a CDS encoding SGNH/GDSL hydrolase family protein — protein MHLSCLKLLTAGLFLFTALFSTQAAPPAYHAVKAELVKPRQGLGNVLQKLQQGKEVNVAYLGGSITAANGWRVKTTKWLKEAFPKARIHEIHAAIGGTGSDLGVFRLQRDVLDHKPDLVFVEFAVNDGGRQPEAIWDSMDGIVRQIWQANPQTDICFVYTFRVNYEKELREGECPRAASAMELLADHYGIPSINVALKIAELEQQGKLKFQSDKPLADGIIQFSKDGVHPLDQGHEIYTEVIGDAIQKMETDSQPVNHADKLKQPFVESHWTNAKMIPLEPSMLTGNWKKLPADNILQKRFGNRMGQIWEADAPGSRITFRFRGTQAALYDLLGPDGGQVLITVDGKPSQKPVARFDSYCTYHRISTLRLAQNLDPNQVHTVTVEIHPEQPDRTPVAFRLKNPDEELKSPKFQGTRIRVGQIMLRGELVP, from the coding sequence ATGCATCTGTCCTGTTTGAAGCTGCTCACAGCTGGACTCTTCCTCTTTACCGCTCTGTTTTCTACCCAGGCTGCACCGCCAGCTTACCACGCCGTCAAAGCCGAACTGGTGAAACCCCGTCAGGGCCTCGGCAATGTGCTTCAGAAACTGCAGCAGGGAAAAGAAGTCAATGTCGCCTATCTCGGCGGCTCCATCACCGCAGCCAACGGCTGGCGCGTCAAGACAACCAAGTGGCTCAAGGAGGCATTCCCCAAAGCCAGGATTCACGAGATCCACGCCGCCATTGGGGGAACGGGCAGTGACCTGGGCGTCTTTCGACTCCAGCGCGATGTGCTCGATCACAAACCCGATCTGGTTTTCGTCGAATTCGCCGTCAATGACGGGGGACGTCAACCCGAAGCCATCTGGGACTCAATGGATGGCATCGTGCGACAGATCTGGCAGGCAAATCCGCAGACCGATATCTGCTTCGTCTACACCTTCCGTGTGAACTATGAAAAAGAACTCCGCGAGGGAGAATGCCCGCGGGCCGCTTCCGCCATGGAACTCCTGGCCGACCATTACGGCATCCCGTCCATCAATGTCGCCCTCAAAATTGCCGAACTGGAACAGCAGGGAAAACTCAAGTTTCAGTCCGACAAACCACTGGCAGACGGCATCATCCAGTTCTCCAAAGATGGTGTTCACCCGCTGGACCAGGGACACGAAATCTACACCGAAGTCATTGGCGACGCGATCCAGAAAATGGAAACCGACTCTCAACCAGTCAACCATGCCGACAAGCTGAAACAGCCTTTCGTCGAAAGCCACTGGACCAACGCCAAGATGATTCCCCTCGAACCATCCATGCTCACCGGCAACTGGAAGAAGCTGCCCGCTGACAATATTCTGCAGAAACGCTTCGGAAATCGCATGGGACAGATCTGGGAAGCCGACGCCCCCGGCAGTCGCATCACCTTCCGCTTCCGCGGAACCCAGGCAGCCCTCTACGATCTGCTCGGCCCCGACGGAGGACAGGTACTGATCACCGTTGACGGCAAGCCGAGCCAGAAACCGGTGGCCCGTTTCGACAGTTACTGCACCTACCATCGAATTTCGACGCTTCGACTGGCACAGAACCTGGACCCGAACCAGGTTCATACCGTGACCGTTGAAATTCATCCCGAACAGCCGGACCGTACGCCGGTCGCGTTTCGTCTTAAAAACCCGGATGAAGAATTGAAATCTCCCAAATTCCAGGGAACCCGCATTCGCGTGGGCCAGATTATGCTCCGCGGCGAACTCGTTCCCTGA
- a CDS encoding iron-containing alcohol dehydrogenase produces the protein MHYDFFAPPQIHFGWDRFQEAGTLAASLGSRALIISGSRSLETNGVLDELKSLLSRAGISSEHIRTISHEPEVTDVDQVTNILQHHTQGAGDFLIGIGGGSGIDLAKACAAMITNRESETVLDYLEGVGQGLQLKAKPLPLMAIPTTAGTGSEATKNAVISSYAPAFKKSLRSPEMIPDIILCDPKLACSVPPEITARTGMDAITQLLESYISCRAQPIPRALSLQGLKLAIPALPQAVADGNSRTGRESMAHAALLSGIALANSGLGMAHGVAPALGTHCRIPHGLACAVMLPSTLKANRSVCERQYAEIARHLDPVLSLSDADAADSLIQQIEALNASIGIPATLSELGVTSEQVPALVADSRGNSMRGNPREISDDELTGILQDLL, from the coding sequence ATGCACTACGATTTCTTTGCTCCCCCGCAGATTCATTTTGGCTGGGATCGTTTCCAGGAAGCAGGCACCCTGGCCGCATCCCTGGGCAGTCGAGCACTGATTATCTCCGGCTCACGTTCCCTGGAAACCAACGGCGTGCTGGACGAATTGAAATCGCTGCTCTCCCGCGCGGGCATCTCCAGCGAACACATCCGTACGATCTCACATGAACCGGAAGTGACCGATGTCGACCAGGTCACGAACATCCTCCAGCACCATACCCAGGGAGCAGGGGACTTTCTCATCGGCATCGGCGGTGGTTCCGGTATCGACCTTGCCAAAGCGTGTGCCGCGATGATCACCAACCGGGAAAGCGAAACTGTGCTCGATTACCTCGAAGGGGTCGGGCAGGGGCTGCAACTCAAAGCAAAACCGCTCCCTTTAATGGCCATTCCCACTACGGCAGGCACCGGCAGCGAAGCCACCAAGAATGCAGTCATCTCCAGCTACGCCCCCGCTTTCAAGAAGAGCCTGCGTTCTCCCGAGATGATTCCCGACATCATCCTCTGTGATCCGAAGCTGGCCTGTTCGGTACCCCCCGAAATCACCGCCCGCACCGGCATGGATGCCATTACCCAGTTACTGGAAAGCTACATCTCCTGCCGCGCCCAGCCCATCCCCCGGGCACTCAGTCTGCAGGGTCTGAAGCTGGCCATCCCCGCCTTGCCGCAAGCTGTCGCAGATGGCAACTCCCGCACGGGTCGCGAGAGCATGGCGCACGCCGCTCTGCTGTCCGGCATCGCACTCGCCAACTCCGGACTGGGCATGGCTCACGGCGTCGCGCCCGCCCTGGGAACCCATTGTCGCATTCCGCACGGACTGGCCTGTGCCGTCATGCTGCCCTCGACGCTCAAAGCCAACCGTAGTGTCTGTGAAAGGCAGTACGCAGAAATCGCCCGCCACCTCGATCCGGTGCTCTCCCTCTCAGATGCCGACGCCGCCGATTCCCTGATTCAGCAGATCGAAGCCTTAAACGCCAGCATCGGTATTCCCGCGACACTCTCAGAGCTGGGCGTCACCAGTGAACAGGTTCCCGCACTCGTCGCTGATTCCCGGGGCAACAGCATGCGGGGCAATCCGCGCGAAATCTCCGACGATGAACTGACCGGTATCCTGCAGGATCTTCTGTAA
- a CDS encoding glutathione peroxidase produces the protein MRSLTTMTLLASMLALTCSTLIAGQDDKKSVPPVLDRTMKSLDGKDVDLSKYKGKVLLIVNTASKCGATPQYKDLQSLHEKYKDKGLVVLGFPCNQFGAQEPGTSVQISEFCTKNYGVTFDMFNKIDVNGKDADPLYKYLTSQNTKPKSSGPVSWNFEKFVIGRDGDIAARFPTRTNPQSKEVVSTIEAELQQK, from the coding sequence ATGAGAAGCCTCACGACCATGACCCTGCTGGCAAGCATGCTGGCACTGACTTGTTCCACTCTGATTGCCGGTCAGGATGATAAGAAATCCGTTCCCCCCGTACTCGATCGCACCATGAAGTCCCTGGACGGCAAAGACGTTGATCTGAGCAAGTACAAAGGCAAAGTTCTGCTGATCGTCAACACCGCCAGCAAATGTGGCGCGACTCCCCAGTACAAAGATCTGCAGTCCCTGCACGAAAAATACAAAGACAAAGGACTGGTTGTCCTCGGTTTCCCCTGCAACCAGTTCGGTGCCCAGGAGCCCGGAACCTCAGTGCAGATTTCTGAATTCTGCACCAAGAACTACGGCGTTACCTTCGACATGTTCAACAAGATTGACGTCAATGGTAAAGACGCTGACCCACTCTACAAGTATCTGACCTCTCAGAACACCAAGCCGAAATCCTCCGGTCCTGTCAGCTGGAACTTTGAAAAGTTCGTGATCGGCCGTGACGGCGATATCGCTGCCCGCTTCCCGACTCGCACCAATCCGCAGTCCAAAGAAGTCGTCTCCACGATCGAAGCAGAACTGCAGCAGAAGTAA
- a CDS encoding FHA domain-containing protein, whose amino-acid sequence MKIHLISDHPDLPDIEVSVDELPVVMGRSNNCDLRVLDPMMSRQQCELTFLNNSVRVRDLESTNGTIVNSETVHEAPLYPGDILTIGMANYVISYYDGEGQESFEESYFSENSV is encoded by the coding sequence ATGAAAATTCATCTTATCAGTGATCATCCCGATTTACCGGATATCGAGGTCAGTGTTGATGAGTTACCCGTTGTGATGGGAAGAAGTAACAATTGTGATCTGCGTGTGCTGGATCCGATGATGAGCCGCCAGCAGTGTGAATTGACCTTCCTGAACAACTCTGTTCGCGTACGTGACCTGGAATCGACCAATGGCACGATCGTGAACTCGGAAACCGTGCATGAAGCTCCCCTCTACCCGGGCGACATTCTGACCATCGGAATGGCCAACTATGTCATCAGTTACTATGATGGCGAAGGTCAGGAAAGTTTCGAAGAGAGCTATTTCTCCGAGAACTCGGTTTAA
- a CDS encoding NUDIX hydrolase codes for MSHSEELFDVVDADDRVLEQLPRSVVHARKLLHRAANIFVFNSRGELLLQYRAATKDEYPLTYTSSASGHLSAGEDYAESARREMQEEIGITTPLERLAKFPGTPHNAYEHTVLFRTVSDGPFTFDPVEIERAEFFNLTDIERMLDENEHGFTPPFRQLFRWYRACYRN; via the coding sequence ATGTCTCACTCTGAAGAACTGTTTGATGTTGTCGATGCCGACGACCGGGTGCTGGAACAACTGCCCCGCTCCGTCGTGCACGCCCGTAAGCTCCTGCATCGCGCCGCGAATATTTTCGTCTTCAATTCCCGTGGAGAACTGCTGCTGCAGTATCGCGCCGCGACCAAAGACGAGTATCCCCTGACCTACACCTCTTCTGCCTCCGGTCATCTGAGTGCCGGCGAGGATTATGCCGAGTCGGCTCGACGTGAGATGCAGGAGGAGATCGGCATCACGACTCCCCTGGAGCGACTGGCGAAATTTCCCGGAACCCCCCATAACGCTTATGAGCATACGGTGTTGTTTCGCACCGTTTCGGATGGCCCCTTCACGTTTGATCCGGTTGAGATTGAACGCGCGGAATTTTTCAACCTGACAGACATCGAACGTATGCTGGATGAAAACGAGCACGGTTTTACGCCTCCTTTCCGGCAGCTCTTTCGCTGGTACCGTGCCTGTTACCGGAATTGA
- a CDS encoding ArnT family glycosyltransferase gives MTEDQARPSVNFGVLFFVWVTPLLLAAYILETNFAVRISKSPTYDETHYLSTALTTVHQGALDSRISGEGVAPLPILVDYLPVVWSTGGKARPDVWEADVSDPRLIQRARFINVLVIGIPTMLLVYCWLYRRRGYLAALLGGCLVTFSPTLIAHFSLATTDAFFTLLALIALAVMTRYWKQPTTLNLCWLALSVSVATSAKYSGIFLLPCTLIVMVLIALQKWTTFSRTAVWTLTKRVTLVFSLFLLLLVPLTWACHLFSFTGPLKTVPYAETPDYSAWVRVLGRGPTAQKIMEVAHNDLKRPAPFAGILFQFLHNTAGHEAYLLGEVSKTGWWYYFPLAWLWKSTPIELLLTLLCLLLIPWLWRDVKPLLRPAEGEEGDLTSIGRQQSNTPTSHAPLIWLMAALVLLGMSLTSRLNLGQRYLLTLYPLLYLFTIDQLWRWFQERRVWLWVFSAICIGFQCASISSIQPHYLAYFNDSVGGPSNGHLYLLDSNLDWGQDLPAVKKALDELPAEDRDKCLLYYFGTALPESYGIKGFDLKESLPENPADWKYLILSVNHLQGFYTQVEDPFAAFRKITPLKRAGYSIYIYDLQSPEARQALQEALKKLKSYHDAQEEGAVTENGSAAVSEPSQ, from the coding sequence ATGACAGAAGATCAGGCTCGTCCTTCCGTGAATTTTGGCGTACTTTTCTTTGTCTGGGTGACGCCCCTGCTGCTGGCCGCGTATATTCTGGAGACGAACTTCGCGGTTCGTATCTCCAAAAGCCCCACCTACGACGAAACGCATTATCTGAGTACTGCGCTCACCACTGTCCATCAGGGGGCACTGGATTCGCGTATCAGTGGCGAGGGAGTGGCCCCGCTCCCGATTCTGGTGGATTACCTGCCCGTGGTCTGGTCTACCGGCGGCAAGGCCCGTCCGGATGTCTGGGAGGCAGATGTTTCCGATCCCAGGTTGATCCAGCGCGCCCGTTTCATCAACGTGCTGGTAATTGGCATTCCGACAATGTTGCTGGTTTACTGCTGGCTGTATCGTCGTCGTGGTTATCTGGCAGCGTTACTGGGCGGCTGCCTGGTGACATTCTCGCCGACATTGATCGCTCATTTTTCACTGGCGACCACAGATGCCTTTTTTACGTTGCTGGCATTGATCGCGCTGGCGGTGATGACCCGTTACTGGAAGCAGCCGACAACCTTAAACCTGTGCTGGCTGGCATTGAGTGTTTCTGTAGCGACCTCGGCGAAATACTCCGGGATTTTCCTGCTGCCCTGCACACTGATCGTCATGGTCCTGATCGCACTCCAGAAATGGACCACTTTTTCGCGCACCGCGGTTTGGACGCTGACGAAGCGTGTCACGCTGGTCTTCTCACTGTTTCTGTTGCTGCTGGTCCCGCTGACATGGGCGTGTCATCTGTTTTCGTTTACGGGACCGCTGAAGACGGTGCCTTATGCAGAGACTCCCGATTACTCTGCCTGGGTGCGGGTGCTGGGACGTGGGCCCACGGCGCAGAAAATCATGGAAGTGGCCCATAACGATCTCAAACGTCCTGCTCCGTTCGCCGGCATCCTGTTTCAGTTTCTGCATAACACAGCCGGGCACGAAGCGTATCTGCTGGGAGAGGTCTCTAAGACAGGCTGGTGGTACTATTTTCCGCTGGCCTGGCTCTGGAAAAGTACGCCCATCGAGTTGCTGCTGACCCTGCTCTGCCTGTTATTGATTCCCTGGCTGTGGCGTGATGTCAAACCGCTGTTGCGACCTGCAGAGGGGGAAGAGGGAGATTTGACTTCAATAGGCCGACAACAGAGTAACACACCAACCAGCCATGCGCCTTTGATCTGGTTGATGGCGGCGCTGGTTCTGCTGGGAATGTCGTTGACCAGTCGCTTGAATCTGGGACAGCGTTATCTGTTGACGCTCTACCCGCTGCTGTATCTGTTTACTATTGATCAGCTCTGGCGCTGGTTTCAGGAAAGGAGAGTCTGGTTGTGGGTGTTTTCAGCGATCTGTATCGGGTTTCAGTGTGCATCGATCAGCTCAATACAGCCACATTACCTCGCCTACTTCAATGACAGCGTGGGCGGGCCCTCCAATGGGCATCTTTACCTGCTGGACTCCAATCTCGACTGGGGACAGGATCTGCCTGCGGTGAAGAAGGCTCTGGATGAGTTGCCGGCTGAAGACCGTGACAAGTGCCTGCTCTACTACTTCGGAACCGCCCTTCCGGAATCATACGGCATCAAGGGGTTCGATTTGAAAGAAAGTCTGCCTGAGAATCCGGCGGACTGGAAATATTTGATCCTGTCCGTCAATCATCTGCAGGGATTCTATACACAGGTGGAGGATCCCTTTGCCGCATTTCGTAAAATCACTCCGCTGAAGCGGGCCGGCTATTCGATTTATATCTATGATCTACAGTCACCGGAAGCCAGACAGGCATTACAAGAGGCCCTGAAGAAACTGAAAAGTTACCACGATGCCCAGGAAGAGGGGGCGGTTACCGAAAACGGTTCCGCTGCTGTATCTGAACCGTCACAGTAA